The following are encoded together in the Humulus lupulus chromosome 5, drHumLupu1.1, whole genome shotgun sequence genome:
- the LOC133779262 gene encoding uncharacterized protein LOC133779262 — MSRIGQSYGSFEAPQWQCLTGTRDRTVLYEKSIEHTAAALAFTAQLNYELNNEIHSSRTHAQEERDLHLRANDDLKAANTKLEAVVKEREEMAKELGKLKTELEEQKKDNIQLRETNKKLEEDKIYISLTNPFT; from the exons atgtcccggatcggccagagctacggcagtttcgaggctcctcagtggcagtgcctaactggcacccgagaccgcactgtcctgtacgagaagagtatcgagcacactgccgcg gctcttgctttcactgcccagctcaattacgagctgaacaacgagatccattcgagcaggacccacgcccaagaggagagggacctccaccttagagcgaatgatgacctgaaggcggcgaatactaagctcgaggcagtggttaaggagcgtgaggaaatggccaaggagctcggaaagctgaaaactgaactcgaggagcaaaagaaagataacatccagcttcgggagaccaataagaagctcgaggaagacaagatTTACATTTCTTTAACTAATCCTTTTACATga